A genome region from candidate division KSB1 bacterium includes the following:
- a CDS encoding putative LPS assembly protein LptD gives MKRLLLVIVLALGGAGYSQTLPDTTVTPDSLKSADIGVDTTIYYKARIIHNDVENRMSYFSHKAEVSYKNMQLQAGKITLDWDKKLITAEPIPDTTWVKTDSTAQDSSMRIKQIGYPVLVDAGDRMTGDRMYYNYDTEKGRVVRGRTELEGGQYKGEQIKRVHSKTYHIHRSSYTTCDLDSNPHFHFQAEKMKMIPDNKVIAKPVVMYLGHIPVAALPFVVFPNKKGRTSGILIPRYGQSDAEGRFLRNIGYYWAPNDYFDTKLSLDFFERTGILLKNSTRYSVRYKLNGSIDASWTRKNYDGSRQNRWDLRVRHNQTLDPTSNFSVNGYFVSDNSFYKDYSTNLSDTPHPGTAFQCHLYKTLA, from the coding sequence TTGAAAAGACTATTACTTGTCATTGTTTTGGCGCTTGGCGGTGCAGGCTATTCTCAAACCCTGCCCGATACCACAGTGACTCCGGATTCACTAAAGTCTGCGGATATCGGAGTGGATACCACCATCTATTACAAAGCGCGGATTATACACAATGATGTAGAAAACCGCATGTCGTATTTTTCTCATAAAGCCGAGGTGTCCTATAAAAACATGCAGCTGCAGGCCGGCAAAATTACCCTGGACTGGGACAAAAAACTGATCACGGCAGAGCCGATACCGGATACCACCTGGGTGAAGACCGACAGTACGGCGCAGGATTCGAGCATGCGGATCAAGCAAATTGGCTATCCTGTGCTGGTTGATGCCGGGGACCGCATGACCGGTGACCGTATGTATTACAATTACGACACGGAAAAAGGCCGTGTGGTGCGCGGACGCACCGAACTGGAGGGCGGTCAATACAAGGGCGAGCAAATTAAACGTGTACATTCCAAAACTTATCATATTCACCGTTCCAGTTATACCACCTGTGACCTGGACAGCAATCCGCATTTTCATTTTCAAGCTGAGAAAATGAAAATGATACCGGATAATAAAGTTATCGCCAAACCGGTGGTCATGTATCTGGGACACATTCCGGTGGCTGCGCTGCCGTTTGTGGTGTTTCCCAATAAAAAAGGCCGTACCTCCGGAATTCTGATTCCCCGCTACGGGCAGAGTGATGCCGAGGGGCGGTTTCTGCGCAATATAGGTTATTACTGGGCGCCCAACGATTATTTCGACACCAAACTCAGTCTCGACTTTTTTGAACGCACCGGAATTCTGCTGAAAAACAGCACGCGTTATTCTGTGCGTTACAAACTGAACGGCTCGATTGATGCGTCGTGGACCCGCAAGAATTACGACGGCAGTCGGCAGAACCGCTGGGATCTTCGGGTGCGGCATAATCAAACCCTGGATCCGACGTCGAATTTCAGTGTCAACGGATATTTTGTCAGCGATAACAGCTTTTACAAAGATTACAGCACCAATCTAAGCGACACGCCTCACCCGGGAACTGCGTTCCAATGCCACCTATACAAAACGCTGGCGTGA
- a CDS encoding DNA topoisomerase I, whose protein sequence is MLKQLHHVGILVPEPPEYQGLSIRVDGEKIKLDPRQEEMAYAWAKKLGTPYVEDRVFVKNFIKDFSDCLGYDKPLSIDQIDFSEVIERVRREKEARDAMTKEEKKKLAAKRKEIREALKEEYGHAEADGERIELANYMTEPSGIFMGRGKHPMRGRWKEGAKKKDVTLNLSPDAESIDPDEWKEIIWQPESLWVARWQDKLSGKFKYIWLHDSAPIKQEREAGKFDKAIELSARLQEIRSRIESALVDEHAKRRRIATACYLIDYLCLRVGDEKDPDEADTVGATTLRPEHITFHDDGLVEFRFLGKDSILWNKKLELPQVVRDNLQELVDHARPSNSSMRMGKSHPNYKKPQLFYDISSRNVNEFLSEIMTGLSAKVFRTLHATRVVKDTLVEADVKASDPQYKKWEAANKANAEAAILCNHNKKPPKNWKERQQRYKEREAKTREQIQKIKDLKKEIKDQLRDLKKEGDEKRKAAKKNDQKAKYRDRYEKRIEKKRKSYGTHRDPAGKSLHPSIGQDQGAETHCV, encoded by the coding sequence TTGCTCAAACAATTACATCATGTAGGAATTCTGGTACCGGAACCGCCGGAGTACCAGGGGCTGTCGATTCGGGTCGACGGTGAAAAGATCAAGCTCGATCCCAGGCAGGAAGAAATGGCCTATGCCTGGGCCAAAAAGCTGGGAACCCCGTATGTCGAGGATCGGGTGTTTGTCAAGAATTTCATAAAGGATTTCAGCGATTGTCTCGGATATGACAAGCCGCTGAGTATTGACCAGATCGATTTCAGCGAGGTCATTGAACGCGTCCGCCGGGAAAAAGAAGCCAGAGACGCAATGACCAAAGAAGAAAAGAAAAAACTCGCGGCCAAACGCAAAGAGATTCGCGAAGCGCTAAAGGAAGAATACGGCCACGCCGAAGCCGACGGTGAACGTATCGAACTGGCCAATTATATGACCGAGCCCAGCGGTATCTTTATGGGGCGCGGCAAGCATCCCATGCGCGGCCGCTGGAAAGAAGGCGCCAAGAAAAAAGACGTGACTCTGAATCTGAGTCCGGACGCCGAGAGTATCGATCCGGATGAATGGAAAGAGATTATCTGGCAGCCGGAATCGCTGTGGGTGGCGCGCTGGCAGGACAAGTTGAGCGGCAAGTTTAAATACATCTGGCTGCATGATTCCGCGCCCATCAAGCAGGAACGCGAAGCCGGTAAATTCGACAAGGCCATTGAACTGTCCGCGCGCCTGCAGGAAATCCGCAGCCGCATTGAATCCGCACTGGTGGACGAGCATGCAAAACGCCGCCGTATTGCCACCGCCTGTTATCTGATCGATTATCTGTGCCTGCGTGTGGGCGATGAAAAAGATCCGGATGAAGCCGATACCGTGGGCGCCACCACCCTGCGTCCGGAGCATATCACCTTTCACGATGACGGTCTGGTGGAGTTTAGATTTCTGGGAAAGGATTCGATCCTCTGGAACAAAAAACTGGAACTGCCGCAAGTGGTGCGCGATAATCTGCAGGAACTGGTGGACCATGCGCGTCCGTCCAATTCCAGTATGCGCATGGGCAAAAGCCATCCCAATTACAAAAAACCGCAGCTGTTTTACGACATTTCCAGCCGCAATGTCAACGAGTTTTTGTCCGAGATCATGACCGGCCTCTCCGCCAAAGTATTCCGTACCCTGCACGCCACGCGGGTGGTCAAGGACACGCTGGTCGAAGCGGATGTCAAAGCATCCGATCCTCAGTACAAGAAATGGGAAGCCGCCAACAAAGCCAATGCCGAAGCCGCGATTCTGTGTAATCACAACAAAAAACCGCCCAAAAACTGGAAAGAGCGCCAGCAGCGCTACAAAGAACGCGAAGCCAAAACCCGGGAACAGATCCAGAAAATCAAGGATCTGAAAAAAGAGATCAAGGATCAGCTGCGCGATTTGAAAAAAGAAGGCGATGAAAAACGCAAAGCCGCTAAAAAGAACGATCAAAAAGCAAAGTACCGCGATCGTTACGAAAAGCGCATCGAAAAGAAAAGAAAATCGTATGGAACGCACCGAGATCCGGCTGGAAAAAGCCTACACCCGTCTATTGGGCAAGATCAAGGCGCAGAAACGCATTGCGTCTGA
- the accD gene encoding acetyl-CoA carboxylase, carboxyltransferase subunit beta: MAWFKRVKTNLLSQKKKDIPDGLWIKCKKCGEVLYKNELERNLDVCNYCGYHFRITNDKYINLLTDKDSFEEFNSSMRSMDPLKFRDTERYADRLKKAMNKTGMNDAVRTGTALIHNLPVVLAVMDFHFIGGSMGSVVGEKIARAIDVALERRQPFIAICASGGARMQESAYSLMQMAKTSSRLAKLSQAGLPYISILTHPTTGGVTASYASLGDVILAEPEALIAFAGPRVIKQTIGQDLPEGFQRSEFMQKHGFVDAIVPRNELRDAVTQLLNFFLDPQTF; the protein is encoded by the coding sequence ATGGCCTGGTTTAAACGTGTAAAAACCAATCTACTTTCGCAAAAGAAGAAAGATATACCGGACGGTTTGTGGATCAAATGCAAAAAATGCGGCGAAGTGCTTTACAAGAACGAACTGGAACGCAATCTGGATGTCTGCAATTACTGCGGTTATCATTTCCGTATCACCAACGATAAATATATCAATCTGCTTACGGACAAGGATTCGTTTGAAGAATTTAACAGCAGCATGCGCTCTATGGACCCCCTGAAATTCCGGGACACGGAGCGTTATGCCGATCGTCTGAAAAAAGCCATGAACAAAACCGGCATGAACGATGCGGTGCGCACCGGTACGGCATTGATCCACAATTTGCCGGTGGTGCTGGCGGTAATGGATTTTCACTTTATCGGCGGCAGCATGGGATCGGTGGTGGGTGAAAAAATCGCCCGCGCCATAGATGTGGCGCTTGAACGGCGCCAGCCGTTTATCGCCATTTGCGCATCCGGCGGTGCGCGTATGCAGGAATCCGCCTACTCGCTGATGCAGATGGCCAAGACCTCCTCCCGCCTGGCCAAGCTCTCTCAGGCCGGTCTGCCGTATATTTCGATTCTCACACATCCGACCACCGGCGGTGTGACTGCCAGTTACGCGTCTCTGGGGGATGTCATCCTGGCGGAACCGGAAGCCCTGATCGCATTTGCCGGCCCCCGGGTGATCAAACAGACCATTGGACAAGATCTGCCGGAAGGTTTTCAGCGCTCCGAATTTATGCAGAAACACGGTTTTGTCGACGCGATTGTCCCGAGAAACGAACTGCGGGACGCGGTGACCCAATTATTAAACTTTTTTCTCGACCCTCAAACTTTTTGA
- a CDS encoding 5'/3'-nucleotidase SurE: MKILLTNDDGIDAPGLAALREAVSEIAEVLVVAPETEMSAVGHAITLSDPLQIKKRYKNEEFYGYAVNGTPADCVKIAYWALLRDEPKTGSAHFRDQPGFQIPGSM; this comes from the coding sequence GTGAAAATACTGCTGACAAACGATGACGGCATCGACGCCCCCGGTCTTGCAGCGCTGCGCGAGGCCGTATCCGAAATAGCCGAGGTGCTGGTTGTGGCGCCCGAAACCGAAATGAGCGCGGTCGGACACGCCATCACCCTGAGCGATCCGCTGCAGATCAAAAAACGTTATAAAAATGAAGAGTTTTACGGATACGCGGTGAACGGCACGCCGGCGGACTGTGTGAAAATCGCCTACTGGGCGCTGCTGCGCGATGAACCCAAAACCGGATCTGCTCATTTCCGGGATCAACCAGGGTTCCAGATACCGGGATCAATGTGA
- a CDS encoding replication-associated recombination protein A has protein sequence MRPTTLSEFVGQRHILQPGKVLRNAIESDQLASMILWGPPGVGKTTLARIIARVTRSDFHVMSAVTAGVKDIRKIIEVAEKNKVLQQRTVLFIDEIHRFNKAQQDALLHSVEDGTLLLIGATTENPGFEVNQPLLSRCQVYKLYSLSEDETGNVIDRALNSDKKMREEQITLNSDARTLLISLSGGDARTALTALELAAQLIQPDSSGAKQITAETIHQAVQKRSVLYDKKGDYHYDVISAFIKSVRGSDPDAALYWLAHMVEAGEDPLFIARRLVILASEDIGNADPHALMVATSAFQAVNVIGMPEARLILAQATTYLASAQKSNASYLAINQAQQDVQKKPAPDVPLHLRNAPTRLMKQFGYGEAYQYPHDHGGFIEQSYFPENRERVYYRPTRNGIEAKIKERLQNLWPRRKR, from the coding sequence ATGCGTCCGACCACTCTAAGTGAATTTGTCGGACAGCGGCACATTTTGCAGCCCGGCAAGGTCCTGCGCAATGCCATCGAGTCGGATCAGCTTGCCTCCATGATATTGTGGGGACCACCCGGCGTGGGCAAGACCACGCTGGCGCGTATCATTGCCCGGGTGACCCGGTCTGATTTTCACGTCATGAGTGCGGTGACGGCGGGTGTCAAGGATATCCGCAAAATCATTGAGGTGGCGGAGAAAAACAAGGTTCTACAGCAGCGCACCGTGTTGTTTATTGATGAGATTCATCGGTTCAACAAAGCCCAGCAGGACGCGCTGTTGCACAGTGTGGAAGACGGCACCCTGCTTCTGATCGGCGCTACGACGGAGAATCCGGGATTTGAGGTCAATCAGCCCCTGCTGTCTCGCTGTCAGGTTTACAAGCTGTACAGTCTAAGCGAAGACGAAACCGGTAACGTAATTGACCGGGCTCTGAACTCGGATAAAAAGATGCGGGAGGAACAGATCACACTCAATTCGGATGCCCGTACCTTGCTCATATCCCTGTCCGGCGGTGATGCCCGCACCGCATTGACCGCACTGGAACTGGCGGCGCAGCTCATTCAACCTGACTCATCGGGTGCAAAACAAATTACAGCCGAAACTATTCACCAAGCCGTCCAAAAGCGCAGTGTGCTGTACGATAAAAAAGGCGATTATCATTACGATGTCATCTCTGCATTCATCAAGAGTGTGCGCGGCTCTGATCCGGATGCGGCATTGTATTGGCTGGCGCATATGGTCGAGGCGGGAGAAGACCCGCTGTTTATTGCGCGTCGACTGGTGATTCTGGCATCCGAGGATATCGGAAATGCCGATCCGCATGCGCTCATGGTGGCGACGTCGGCATTCCAGGCTGTGAACGTCATCGGCATGCCGGAAGCGCGACTGATTCTTGCCCAGGCCACCACGTATCTCGCTTCTGCCCAAAAGAGCAACGCCTCCTATCTGGCGATCAATCAGGCTCAACAGGATGTTCAGAAAAAACCGGCGCCTGATGTGCCGCTGCATTTGCGCAATGCCCCGACCCGGCTTATGAAACAATTCGGCTACGGGGAGGCGTATCAGTATCCGCACGATCACGGAGGGTTTATTGAGCAGAGCTACTTTCCGGAGAACCGGGAACGTGTGTATTATCGGCCGACCCGGAACGGCATTGAGGCCAAAATAAAAGAACGTCTGCAAAACCTGTGGCCACGCAGAAAACGGTAA
- a CDS encoding response regulator, translating to MTKDSKKILWVDDEIDLLRPHVMFLQSKGYDMTTFSNAEDAIDRIKNTSFDLVLLDEMLNGMDGLTALGEIKSIDPSLPVIMVTKNEEETLMEEAIGQKIDDYLTKPVNPSQILLVCKKILDRQKIAGQRISRDYSQEFQQISAQLQSSMDWQDWIDVHIKLCTWDIELDGHPDLGLKQTLYDQKREANAEFGRFVENNYYDWIHNESSPPMSVDVIRNYVLPQVSAGKNTVFMVIDAMRLDQWMTLESLLHPYFRINRDFYYSILPTATPYSRNAIFSGLFPGEMHKELGELWKNAEDKDDVSLNRHELELLQAQLQRLDISLKPDPKYAKILDVQGALTLSRKIHDYGSIPLSAIVLNFVDILAHSRSSSSIIREMIPNESAFRSTTYSWFEHSHIFKAMRTLADMGVTVVITSDHGSIRGKRGARVIGDRRTSTSLRYKYGENLKADDKHAMFIKDPRDYKLPARGVTTNYIIAKEDYYFVYPTNYHHYLNYYADSFQHGGISLEEVVLPVITLEPK from the coding sequence ATGACAAAAGACTCTAAAAAAATACTCTGGGTCGACGATGAAATCGACCTGTTGCGCCCACATGTCATGTTTCTGCAAAGCAAAGGCTATGACATGACCACCTTTTCCAATGCCGAAGATGCCATCGACCGCATTAAAAATACCTCATTCGATCTGGTGCTGCTGGACGAAATGCTCAACGGCATGGACGGCCTCACCGCCCTGGGCGAGATCAAAAGCATTGATCCGTCGCTTCCGGTGATCATGGTCACCAAAAACGAAGAAGAAACGCTTATGGAAGAGGCCATTGGTCAGAAAATCGATGATTACCTGACAAAACCGGTGAACCCCAGCCAGATTCTACTGGTCTGTAAAAAAATTCTCGACCGGCAGAAAATCGCCGGACAGCGAATTTCCAGAGATTATTCCCAGGAATTCCAGCAGATATCTGCGCAGCTGCAGTCGAGTATGGACTGGCAGGACTGGATCGATGTGCATATCAAGCTGTGCACCTGGGATATAGAACTGGATGGACACCCGGATCTCGGATTAAAGCAGACCCTGTACGATCAAAAGCGCGAAGCCAATGCCGAATTCGGTCGCTTTGTTGAAAACAACTATTATGACTGGATCCATAATGAATCCAGCCCGCCTATGTCCGTGGACGTCATTCGCAATTATGTGCTTCCGCAGGTCTCGGCCGGTAAAAATACGGTGTTCATGGTAATCGATGCCATGCGCCTGGACCAATGGATGACCCTGGAATCGCTGCTGCATCCGTATTTCCGTATCAATCGCGACTTTTATTATTCGATCCTGCCCACGGCCACACCGTATTCCAGAAACGCGATCTTTTCCGGTTTGTTCCCCGGCGAAATGCACAAAGAACTCGGCGAATTGTGGAAAAACGCCGAGGACAAGGACGATGTCAGTCTGAACCGGCACGAACTGGAACTGCTGCAGGCGCAACTGCAGCGCCTGGATATTTCTCTAAAACCCGACCCAAAGTACGCGAAAATACTCGACGTACAAGGAGCCCTGACTCTGTCGCGAAAAATACACGATTACGGCAGCATCCCCCTCTCCGCCATTGTATTAAACTTTGTGGATATTCTGGCGCATTCGCGCAGTTCATCGTCCATTATCAGGGAAATGATCCCCAACGAATCCGCGTTTCGGTCCACCACGTATTCCTGGTTCGAACACTCGCATATCTTCAAGGCCATGCGCACCCTGGCGGATATGGGAGTCACGGTGGTCATCACCTCCGACCACGGCAGCATACGCGGCAAACGCGGCGCCAGGGTGATCGGCGACCGCCGCACGTCGACCAGTCTTCGCTATAAATACGGCGAAAATCTCAAAGCCGATGACAAGCATGCCATGTTTATCAAAGATCCACGCGATTACAAACTGCCGGCGCGCGGGGTGACCACCAATTATATCATTGCCAAAGAGGATTATTATTTCGTGTATCCGACAAACTATCATCACTATCTGAATTATTATGCGGACAGCTTTCAGCACGGCGGTATTTCTCTGGAAGAGGTTGTTCTGCCGGTCATAACTTTGGAGCCGAAATAG
- the tsaB gene encoding tRNA (adenosine(37)-N6)-threonylcarbamoyltransferase complex dimerization subunit type 1 TsaB: protein MLHLGIETATPTCAVALLTDDTLLAESRLNIRNVHASRLFQLIDSLFRHADRRMQDLNAVSVSIGPGSFTGLRIGLASAKGIATGLDIPVIPVPTLSALARQAPAENGRLYPFIRARKNEYYTAPVLRTDWDDHIGEVMIVHPENVEEKLKTPCMLIGDTRELNISHPDIHIAPAFAHLHSALHVALTGRDLYLQGDLSEFDTLIPLYGQDFVAEKPKKRA from the coding sequence ATGCTGCACCTTGGAATCGAAACCGCCACACCAACCTGCGCCGTCGCCCTGTTAACGGACGATACGCTGCTGGCTGAATCCAGACTTAACATCAGAAACGTGCATGCCTCGCGTCTTTTTCAGCTGATCGATTCGCTGTTCCGCCACGCTGACAGGCGCATGCAGGATCTGAATGCGGTCTCCGTATCCATCGGGCCGGGTTCGTTTACCGGTCTGCGCATCGGTCTGGCTTCCGCCAAAGGCATTGCCACCGGACTCGATATTCCAGTAATCCCGGTCCCGACATTAAGCGCTCTGGCCCGGCAGGCACCTGCGGAAAATGGACGCCTGTATCCGTTTATCCGCGCCAGAAAAAACGAGTATTACACCGCGCCCGTGCTGCGCACAGACTGGGACGACCACATCGGTGAGGTGATGATCGTACATCCTGAGAATGTTGAAGAAAAGCTGAAAACACCTTGTATGCTGATCGGCGACACCCGCGAGTTGAACATTTCGCATCCGGACATTCATATCGCCCCCGCCTTTGCACATCTGCATTCCGCTCTGCATGTGGCGCTGACAGGAAGAGACTTGTATCTGCAGGGAGACCTGTCCGAATTTGACACCCTGATCCCGCTGTACGGTCAGGATTTTGTGGCGGAAAAACCGAAAAAACGCGCCTGA
- the tsaE gene encoding tRNA (adenosine(37)-N6)-threonylcarbamoyltransferase complex ATPase subunit type 1 TsaE codes for MTREIITSSPEETFEFGVRFAAQLQPSNVVTFVGDLGAGKTTCIRGICRGLGVTDHITSPTFTLINEYEGCIPVYHFDFYRLQDSGELGDLGLEEYFEKNGIFLIEWPAVAVDLLPPRRYEMRLSWDFSADHPNSRKLILTEH; via the coding sequence ATGACCCGGGAAATCATAACATCCAGTCCGGAAGAGACCTTTGAATTCGGCGTCCGTTTCGCGGCTCAGCTGCAGCCCTCGAACGTGGTGACTTTTGTCGGTGACCTGGGAGCCGGTAAAACCACCTGCATCCGCGGTATCTGCCGCGGACTGGGCGTGACGGATCATATCACCAGTCCCACGTTCACCCTGATCAACGAATATGAGGGATGCATTCCGGTGTATCATTTTGATTTTTACAGACTGCAGGACAGCGGTGAACTCGGCGACCTGGGACTGGAAGAATATTTTGAAAAAAACGGCATTTTCCTGATCGAGTGGCCGGCTGTGGCAGTCGACCTGCTGCCGCCGCGGCGTTACGAGATGCGGCTGTCATGGGATTTCAGCGCCGATCATCCGAATTCAAGAAAACTGATATTAACCGAACATTGA
- the guaA gene encoding glutamine-hydrolyzing GMP synthase, whose amino-acid sequence MQTPLETIIVLDFGSQYTQLIARRIRELGVYSEIKPYYTPVSKLKAEKPAGVILSGGPASVYAGDAPMPDTDILSLNCPLLGICYGLQVAAHLSGGSVTNAPRREYGRAEIFVDDHSDLFYDLRDELTVWMSHGDHLTQMPPGFERIAHTENSPIAAMRNKDASIFGIQFHPEVVHTPNGKEILANFAYRICKCSGSWNAEAFVDTTIASIRKQAGTSKVLCALSGGVDSTVAAYLVGQAVGEQLTCVFVDTGLLRQDEAAQVCGYFENADFEFIHVDADERFLSKLAGVVDPEEKRKIIGHEFIRVFEEQAKSIGKIDYLVQGTLYPDVIESVSVRGPSATIKSHHNVGGLPEKMGLKLIEPLRELFKDEVRRVGHQVGVPDMILRRHPFPGPGLAVRIIGDITPQRLDVLREADAIFIEELINTELYDKIWQAFAVLLPIQTVGVMGDERTYENAVALRAVTSLDGMTADWAHIPDPVLARISNRIINQVRGVNRVVYDISSKPPGTIEWE is encoded by the coding sequence ATGCAGACACCGTTGGAAACGATTATTGTACTGGATTTCGGCTCCCAGTACACCCAGCTCATCGCGCGCCGCATTCGCGAGCTCGGGGTGTATTCGGAGATCAAACCCTACTATACACCGGTTTCGAAACTCAAAGCTGAAAAGCCGGCGGGTGTTATCCTGTCCGGCGGTCCTGCCTCGGTTTACGCCGGGGACGCGCCCATGCCGGATACGGATATTTTATCACTAAACTGTCCGCTGCTGGGGATCTGCTACGGTCTGCAGGTTGCGGCACATCTAAGCGGCGGTTCAGTCACCAACGCCCCCCGGCGGGAATACGGGCGTGCGGAAATTTTTGTGGACGATCATTCCGATCTGTTTTACGATCTCCGGGATGAATTAACCGTCTGGATGAGTCACGGCGATCACCTGACCCAGATGCCGCCCGGTTTCGAACGCATTGCGCATACGGAAAATTCGCCCATTGCGGCCATGAGAAACAAAGACGCCAGCATATTCGGCATTCAGTTTCACCCGGAAGTGGTGCACACCCCGAACGGCAAAGAGATTCTGGCAAATTTCGCCTACCGGATCTGTAAATGCTCCGGAAGCTGGAACGCCGAGGCGTTTGTGGATACCACCATTGCTTCCATCCGAAAACAGGCCGGGACCAGCAAAGTGTTGTGCGCCCTGAGCGGCGGAGTGGATTCCACGGTGGCCGCTTATCTGGTGGGACAGGCAGTGGGTGAGCAGCTCACCTGTGTGTTTGTCGATACCGGACTGCTGCGCCAAGACGAAGCCGCCCAGGTCTGCGGCTATTTTGAAAATGCGGATTTTGAATTTATTCACGTGGACGCCGACGAACGGTTTCTCTCCAAACTGGCCGGCGTGGTGGACCCGGAAGAAAAACGCAAGATCATCGGGCACGAGTTCATTCGCGTATTTGAAGAACAGGCCAAATCTATCGGCAAAATCGATTACCTGGTGCAGGGCACCCTGTATCCGGATGTCATTGAAAGCGTATCCGTGCGCGGCCCGTCTGCAACCATCAAATCGCATCACAATGTGGGCGGACTGCCGGAAAAAATGGGACTCAAACTCATCGAACCGCTGCGTGAGTTGTTCAAGGATGAAGTCCGGCGCGTTGGACACCAGGTGGGCGTTCCGGATATGATTCTGCGCCGGCATCCCTTCCCGGGTCCCGGACTTGCTGTACGCATTATCGGAGATATTACGCCGCAGCGTCTGGACGTTCTGCGGGAGGCGGACGCGATTTTCATTGAAGAATTGATCAACACGGAATTATACGACAAAATCTGGCAGGCATTCGCGGTTCTGCTGCCCATCCAGACCGTCGGCGTGATGGGCGATGAACGGACGTATGAAAACGCTGTCGCGCTCAGAGCCGTGACCAGTCTGGACGGGATGACCGCCGACTGGGCGCATATCCCGGACCCGGTGCTGGCGCGTATTTCCAACCGCATCATCAACCAGGTCAGAGGAGTCAATCGGGTGGTTTATGATATCAGCTCCAAACCGCCCGGAACCATTGAATGGGAATAA
- a CDS encoding 5'/3'-nucleotidase SurE, with amino-acid sequence MIYSGTVSAATEGAILGIPSIAMSLTSYTWKNFSTAAHFARDLAQTVKDHPLPKGVFLNVNVPAVEEKNIQGVRITRQGHSNWMDDYHMYKAPNKREYYWLVGERREIPDDDNIDDGAIEQNKISITPIHYDLTFYPLLEKMKKWDIER; translated from the coding sequence GTGATCTATTCCGGCACGGTTTCCGCCGCCACCGAGGGCGCTATCCTCGGCATCCCCTCCATTGCCATGTCCCTCACCTCCTATACGTGGAAGAATTTTTCCACAGCAGCGCACTTTGCTCGCGATCTGGCGCAGACGGTCAAAGACCATCCGCTGCCGAAAGGCGTGTTTTTGAATGTCAATGTGCCGGCTGTGGAAGAAAAAAACATACAGGGGGTGCGCATCACCCGGCAGGGCCATTCCAACTGGATGGACGATTATCATATGTACAAAGCCCCGAACAAACGCGAATATTATTGGCTGGTGGGCGAACGCCGGGAGATACCGGACGATGACAATATTGATGACGGCGCTATTGAACAGAACAAAATCTCGATCACACCGATACATTATGATTTGACTTTTTATCCGCTGCTGGAAAAAATGAAAAAATGGGATATTGAACGCTAA
- a CDS encoding coiled-coil domain-containing protein: MPALTVEKPLREKLGEDASESLLRLVNQSVEQRKHEMLEFVEEKFERRLTEEISKVNERITTESSKVNERMTEEIGKVNERMTEEIGKVNERMTEEIAGVKNQISDTRADLIKWMFIFWIGQIGAIMGLLFAFFK, encoded by the coding sequence ATGCCTGCTTTAACTGTAGAAAAACCATTGCGTGAAAAATTGGGCGAAGACGCATCGGAAAGTTTGCTTCGTCTTGTGAATCAATCTGTTGAACAGCGGAAACACGAGATGTTGGAGTTTGTGGAAGAAAAATTTGAGCGACGGTTGACAGAAGAAATATCCAAGGTCAACGAACGTATCACCACAGAAAGTTCCAAAGTCAATGAGCGCATGACAGAAGAGATTGGCAAAGTTAATGAACGCATGACAGAAGAAATTGGCAAAGTTAATGAACGCATGACGGAAGAGATTGCCGGTGTTAAAAATCAAATATCTGACACCCGCGCCGACCTCATCAAATGGATGTTTATCTTTTGGATCGGTCAAATCGGGGCGATTATGGGGTTGTTGTTTGCGTTTTTCAAATAA